One stretch of Gadus chalcogrammus isolate NIFS_2021 chromosome 14, NIFS_Gcha_1.0, whole genome shotgun sequence DNA includes these proteins:
- the LOC130403594 gene encoding receptor for retinol uptake stra6-like, with protein MNQSKVDPKPFEYTYYDYSDWYSNNQEPTKPPIKVIQPCDHTADDRIFHVSVLSISLVMMLVLAVLNRKHKLCGGFARGSSGIFSAVNFLDQTQSKGPAMAVFGLVFSRLAVLVLSPNPLPFLKETPAEMKEYMKILAVFYYPLLYYPLLVCCTLQHRAGYAFGSLLALSHFGVLFWQKVDCPETTEIYAYYALLASLPQLACLAYLCVQFPLLFFKGPETDEDLDSKYYQDYVKALLKKKPSISSSINIDKPKLSERLLEAVKGYIYTPDKVFRFPLKMSISAFVALVAMYHGYPTEAHGGPWQTDGDDGGLRGLD; from the exons ATGAATCAAAGCAAAGTGGATCCCAAGCCCTTTGAGTACACGTATTACGACTATTCGGATTGGTACTCAAACAACCAGGAGCCAACCAAGCCACCAATCAA AGTAATACAGCCATGTGACCACACAGCCGACGACAGAATCTTCCATGTCAGTGTCCTGTCAATATCT CTCGTTATGATGTTGGTCCTGGCCGTTCTGAACAGGAAACACAAGCTGTGTGGGGGGTTCGCTCGCGGTTCTTCGGGCATCTTCAG tgcgGTGAACTTCCTGGACCAGACCCAGAGCAAAGGTCCCGCCATGGCCGTCTTTGggctggtgttcagcagactgGCGGTGTTGGTTCTCTCCCCGAACCCCCTCCCGTTCCTCAAAGAAACTCCGGCAGAAATGAAAG AGTACATGAAGATCCTGGCGGTGTTCTACTACCCGCTCCTGTACTACCCCCTGCTGGTGTGCTGCACCCTGCAGCACAGAGCCGGCTACGCCTTCGGGAGCCTGCTGGCCCTCAGCCACTTTGGGGTTCTGTTCTGGCAGAAGGTGGACTGCCCCGAGACCACAGAG ATCTACGCGTATTACGCTCTACTGGCCAGTCTGCCCCAGCTCGCCTGCCTGGCCTATCTCTGTGTCCAGTTCCCCCTGCTGTTCTTTAAAGGCCCCGAAACAGATGAG GACCTTGACAGTAAATACTACCAAGACTACGTCAAGGCTCTTCTGAAGAAAAAGCCCTCAATCTCCAG CTCTATAAACATAGACAAACCAAAGCTGTCGGAACGATTACTGGAAGCAGTCAAGGGTTACATCTATACACCAGACAAAG TGTTCCGTTTCCCACTCAAGATGTCCATTTCAGCCTTTGTTGCTTTAGTGGCAATGTATCAT ggcTACCCTACGGAGGCTCATGGGGGGCCCTGGCAGACCGATGGAGATGATGGGGGTCTGAGAGGGCTGGACTGA